A stretch of DNA from Candidatus Pantoea bituminis:
AGCAAGAACAGTACATCAAAGATGATGAAGCGATGGATCAGTATCAAATCGCCATCGCGCTTGATGGCGCTACGCTGCACACCAACGCCAGCGCACCGGCACTCGGCGGCGAGCAGCTAGAAACCTTAGTGGCTGATTTCAACAGCACGCAGAAGATGATCAAACGTATGGAGCGCCGCTATCCGGTCGCGCTGTTACGTGCGCTGATTTACCATGCAACGCTCAGCGAGTTGGGTAATGAAGCGGAAGTAACAGACTGGTTAAACGGCCTGGTTTCCTATCTGACTGAACGTGAAGCGCACGGCAGCACCTATTTTGCGCAGATCCGTGAAAACCGTGAAGAACATCTGTTCGAACCGGTTTTACGTGTGCGTACTCACGGTGTTGACACCGATTATGTGCTGGATGCGGAGTTCATTCAGGGGCCAGAATACCGCAAGATCTGTGCTCTGGGCAGCAAACTGCGCGGCTTGCTGGAGGAAGATGCTTTCATCGAACGTGGTGAGCGTAGACAGCCTGTTGCCAGCTTTGAACAAGCAATTGAGTGGCTGGTAAAAGAGTCGCGTCGTGGTTTGTCGGTGCAGCGATACAAAGGTCTGGGCGAAATGAACCCAGAGCAGCTGTGGGAAACTACCATGGATCCAGGCAGTCGCCGCATGCTGCGCGTCACCATTAAAGACGCGATTGCTGCCGACCAGCTGTTTACTACGTTGATGGGTGATGCGGTTGAACCGCGCCGCGCCTTCATCGAAGAGAATGCGCTAAGAGCAGCAAACATTGATATCTAATCGTTGATATTCACTGACGCGACGAAAAACCCTTCCTTATTCGGAAGGGTTTTTTTATGCCTGTCGCGCACTTGAAAAGCGAAAACAGGCGCAATGAGCCGTTGATTCCTCGCAACATTCTCTCTGGTTAATGCGCCATCACATCCGTGATGGCTTTTTTCTTGCTTTACGCCCCATTCCGAAGCTGTTGCCAAACGTGCCGATAAACTGGTCAATGTGAGCTGAATCGCGCTAGCATTGAATAAAACCCTGACTCAACGAGGACGTTATGGCAATTAAACTGATTGCGATTGATATGGATGGCACGCTGCTCAACCCACAACATCTGATCACGCCGGGAGTAAAAGCAGCACTTGATCACGCACGCCAAAAAGGTGTGTCCATTGTGCTGGCAACCGGCCGCCCGTTTGTTGGCGTGCAACGTTATTTGATGGAGCTTGATCTTCAAGCTGGCCAGTATTGCATCAGCAATAACGGTGCGCTGGTACATCGTGCGGAAGATGGCGAATGCGTCGCAGAAGTCACGCTAACGTTCGACGATTATCTTTACGTTGAGCAGCTGGCACGTGAACTGGGCGTACATTTTCAGGCTTTTGATAAATCTCATCTTTATACCCCAAACAAAGATATCAGCGAATATACCATTCATGAAGCTAGCCTGACCGGCATTCCGGTGCGTTATCGCGCCGTAGAAGAGATGGATCGCAACATGCGTTTTCCTAAGCTGATGATGATCGATAAACCGGGGCTGCTGGATTCCGCTATTGAGCGTTTGCCCGCCCACGCGAAAGAGACTTACACCCTGCTGAAAAGCGCGCCTTACTATCTCGAAATTCTTGACCGTCGCGTCAATAAAGGTCAGGGCGTGAAAATGCTGGCAGAAAAACTCGGCCTGAAGCAGGAAGAAGTGATGGCGATTGGCGATCAGGAAAACGATTTAGCGATGATCGAATATGCAGGCACCGGCGTTGCAATGGGTAATGCCATTGAATCTGTTAAGAAAATCGCGCAGTTTGTCACGAAAACTAATATGGAAGATGGCGTTGCTTACGCGATTGAAGAGTTAGTCCTTTAATTTCTCGGCGGCCAGGCGCCGCCCACTTCCCTTCATTCTACGCTCCTCACCACCTGACGACGTGTCTGTTTTGTGATCAACATTGTAGTACCATCCAACAAGGTGGTACTACAATCTTTCCTGCGCATCATTCAGGAAAAGGCAGATAAATCGTGGATCAGCAGGACGTCAGTAAAACCGATCGTATTCTTCTCACGCTAGGTGAAGAAATTGTCTCTGGACAGTTTGCCCCCGGACAGGCGCTGCCTGCAGAAGCGGAGCTGTGTGAACGCTTTACCACGTCGCGCAACATAATCCGTGAAGTTTATCGCTCGCTAACAGCAAAACGGCTTATCGAAATTAAGCGTTATCGCGGCGCCTTTGTCACAACCCATCAGCAGTGGAATTTCCTCGACAGCGACGTGCTGCAATGGTCGCTGAAGCACAACCACGATCCGCAGTTGATTGCAGCGATGAATGACGTGCGTGTATTAGTGGAGCCGCAGCTGGCGCGTTGGTCAGCGGAACGCGCCACATCACAGGATTTAGCCCAGATCGAGCACGCGCTTAATGACATGATTGCGCATCATCACGATCGCCAGGCATTTAATGATGCTGACATGCGTTATCACGAAGCGCTGTTAACCTCCGTCCACAACCCTATTTTGCAGCAACTCAGCACCGCGATTGTTCAGCTACAAAAAGCGGTATTTGAACGCACTTACCAACCCGATCGCGACAATATGCCGCAAACATTGCGTGAGCATCAGACGCTGTTTGAGGCCATTCGTCATCAGGATGCCGATGCAGCAGAAGCGGCAGCTCGCACCATGATTGCCAGCTCAACCCAGCGCTTAAAGGCAATCTCATGAGCCGCTATATCGCTATCGATTGGGGTTCAACCAATTTACGCGCCTGGTTTTACCTGGATGGCGAATGCCAGGAGACGCGACGCTCAGAAGCAGGCGTAACGCGGTTAAACGGTCGCAGCCACCAACAGGTATTTGACGAAATCGTGCACGGCTGGCCAGTCAGTGAATTACCCGTGGTGATGGCAGGCATGGTCGGCAGCAATGTTGGCTGGCTACCTGCGCCTTATCTTCCTTGTCCGCTACCACTCGAATCCATTGCCGCACAATTAACTCACGTCGGCGAAAACCGCTGGATTGTGCCGGGATTGAGCATTAACCACGCCGATAACCATAACGTGATGCGCGGTGAAGAGACGCAACTGCTGGGTGCCCAGGCATTGGCGCCTGCTGCCGTTACGGTCATGCCAGGAACACACAGTAAATGGGTGATTGCCGAAGGCGACTGCATCGTTGATTTCCGCACCGTCATGACCGGTGAACTGCATCATTTACTGCTTAAACAATCGCTTATCGGCAACGGTTTACCCGAACAGCACGATGATACGCAGGCTTTTCACCGTGGGCTGGAAATCGGTGTTAACGATGCCTCAATTTTGTCGCGATTGTTCGAGGTCCGGGCACAACATCTGTTGGGTACGCTACCACGCGAATCGGTTAGCGATTTCCTTTCTGGTCTGCTGATTGGTCATGAGGTTGCCAGCCAGCAGCGCCAGCTCGCGCTAGCCGCGCCGGTAACGCTGGTGACTAATATGCAGCTGGCGCAGCGTTATCAGCATGCTTTCACCCTGATCGATATCCCGACGCAATGGCTGGAAGGCGATCGTGCCTTCCAGCAAGGAATACGGAGAATTGTTGATGAACTTACCGATTAAATTACCGCTGATTGCCATTTTGCGCGGCATTAAGCCGGAAGAAGCGGAAGCACATATTCGCGCACTGATTGATGCGGGTTTTGATGCGATAGAAGTCCCACTTAACTCACCAAACTGGCAGCAAACCCTTCCACAAATGGTGCATCAGTTCGGCGATCGTGCAGTGATTGGGGCAGGAACCGTGTTGAAAACCGCACAGGTTGATGAGCTGGCATCAAGCGGCTGTCGCCTGATCGTTACGCCGAATACCGATGCGGCAGTCATTCAGCAGGCGGTCAAACACAACATGTGGGTTGCCGCCGGGTGCGCCACGGCGACAGAAGCATTCACCGCCGTAAATGCAGGGGCGCAGGCGCTGAAAATTTTCCCCGCTTCAGCCTTTGGCGCGGCCTATATCAAAGCGATCAAAGCGGTGCTGCCGCCTGAAATCCCGGTATTTGCAGTTGGCGGCGTTACGCCACAGAACCTGGCGGAATATCTGGCAGTCGGCTGCATTGGTGCCGGTTTAGGCAGCGATCTCTATCGTGCCGGTCAATCGGTGGCGCAGACTATTGAGAAGGCGCAAGCCTTTGTGCAGGCTTATGAGGAGGCAACGCGATGAAAATTACCAGGCTCACGACCTACCGCTTACCGCCGCGCTGGATGTTTTTGAAAATTGAAACGGATGAAGGCGTATCGGGCTGGGGCGAACCCGTGATCGAAGGACGAGCCCGCAGCGTAGAGGCCGCAGTCCATGAACTGGGTGAAGCGTTAATCGGTCAAGACCCAGCGCGTATCAACGACGTGTGGCAAGTCATGTATCGCAGCGGTTTCTATCGCGGCGGGCCAATTTTGATGAGCGCCATAGCAGGTATCGATCAAGCATTGTGGGATATCAAAGGCAAAACCTTGGGTGTGCCTGTTTGGCAACTGCTTGGCGGGTTGGTGCGCGACAAAATCAAAGCCTACAGCTGGGTTGGCGGCGATCGTCCCGCTGACGTGATTGCCGGTATCGAAAAATTGCGCACCATCGGTATTGATACGTTCAAGCTCAACGGCTGTGAAGAGATGAGTCTGATCGACAGCAGCCGCAAGGTAGATGCTGCGGTCAATACCGTCGCCCAGATCCGTGAAGCCTTTGGCAATCAAATTGAATTCGGCCTGGATTTTCATGGTCGCGTAAGCGCGCCCATGGCGAAGCTGCTGATCCACGAACTGGAACCTTATCGCCCGCTGTTCATTGAAGAGCCGGTGCTGGCAGAGCAAGCAGAATATTATCCTCGCCTGGCCGCGCAAACCCATATCCCGATCGCGGCAGGTGAACGCATGTATTCGCGTTTCGAATTCAAACGCGTGCTTGAAGCGGGTGGTTTAGCGATTCTGCAACCTGATCTGTCGCACGCGGGCGGCATCACCGAATGTGTGAAAATTGCCGCCATGGCCGAAGCCTATGATGTTGGCCTCGCGCCGCATTGCCCGCTGGGCCCGCTGGCGCTCGCCGCCTGTTTGCAAGTTGATTTCGTTTCACATAACGCCGTGTTCCAGGAACAGAGCATGGGCATTCACTACAATCAGGGCGCAGAATTGCTGGATTACGTGGTGAACAAAGCGGATTTTGCCATGAATGACGGCATGTTTTCTCCCTTGTTAAAACCTGGCTTAGGCGTAGAAATCGATGAAGCCTTGGTGATCGAACGCAGCCGCAACGCGCCAGACTGGCGCAACCCTTTATGGCGCCACGTCGACGGCTCTGTCGCCGAATGGTAAAGCGTTAATTCAACCCTCTGCATAACTAAAAAATCTCTGTGGTTCCGCGCTAGCGTGGAATCCAGGCCAGCTGCACCCTACGTGAGGACATTCCGATGACACAACATCTGCACCTCAGCACCGTCAAAAAATGAATTTACGCATCATGCCGTTCATCATGTTGCTCTATCTGATCGCCTACATTGACCGCGCCAACATCTCAGTCGCTGCGCTACAGATGAACGCCGACCTGGCGATGACAGCCGAAATGTACGGCATTGCCGCCGGGATTTTTACGTCACTTACATCATCTTTGAAGTGCCAAGCAACGTGTTGCTGACGCGCGTTGGCGCCCGCCGCTGGATTGCGCGCATCATGGTGAGCTGGGGCATTATTGCTGCGGGTATGAGCCTGGTGCAGACGCCAACCCAGCTCTATGTGATGCGCTTTCTGCTCGGTGCGGCGGAAGCGGGTTTTACGCCCGGCATCATTTATTACCTCTCCTGCTGGTATCCGCGCAGCGACCGCGCTCGCGCCATGTCGATGTTTTACATTGGCGCCGCGCTGGCCTCGGTGATTGGTCTGCCGCTTTCCGGTAGTTTGCTGAATATGCACGGAATGCTGGGCGTCGAGGGTTGGCGCTGGTTGTTCCTGTTGGAAGGGATCCCCGCCTTCTTCCTCGGCATTGTGACCTGGTTTTATCTCGACGATTCTCCGGCTAAAGCGCGCTGGCTTACTGCTGAACAGCGAAACTGGCTGGCACAAACTATCGCCCGCGACGAACAGCACTCCGCTATTCATCATCACAACTGGCGCGTGGCATTAAAAAGCGGTCGTGTCTGGGCGCTGAGTTTGCTGTGGTTGCTGCAGGCATTTGGCACCATCGGCGTCACGCTGTTCCTGCCGCTGATTGTTAAAGGCGTAGCGGAAGATCGCAGCAATCTAATGGTGAGTTTACTGTCGGCGGTGCCGTTTCTGTTTGCCTGTATTTTTATGTATTTCAATGGCCGACATTCTGATCGTACCGGCGAACGCGCACGCCATTTGGGGCTGCCGCTGATGGCTTCCGGCTTGCTGCTGTTGGCCGCGATGGCGGTTTCGCAACAATGGATAGCTTACCTGTTGCTGGTGTTGATGGTGGGACTGAACTGGGCAATCACGCCAGTATTTTGGGCGGTCACTACCGAAACCATTTCTGGCGTAGCCGGTGCTGCCTCTATCGCCTTAATCAACGCAGTCGCGAACATTGCTGGCTTGGGCTTTCCCCGATTATGGGACGTATAAAAGACGCAACCAACAGCTACAACGATGGCTTGTTAATTGTGGCAGCCGCGCTGATTTTAGGCGGCATATTGGGTTTGGTGATGGGGAGAAAAAGGCCATTGAAGGACGCGAAGCCCCTGCCAAAGAGGTAAATTCGAAGCTGCATCTTTAACGCATTTGGCGTAGCGTGTGGGCAACTCTCTGATCAGGTTGCCCTCATGCGCGAAAAACAACTTACCTTTGCTTCACGTCATCACCAACTCACTAATATCAACGTCTGGACCGCAGACAGCCAATGGCTGGCCTTTGATGTACGCCCTTCAGGCGCGTCATTTACCGGTGAAACCCTTGAGCGTGTCAATGTAGAAAGTGGCGATGTCGAGGTGGTGTATCAGGCAAAAGAGGGGGCGCATGTTGGCGTCGTCACCGTCAGTCCAGATTTGCCACCCCGCTACGTCTGCATTCACGGCCCGGAACATCCTGACGAAAGCTGGCATTACGATTTTCACCATCGCCGCGGCGTCATTGTGCAAAACGGTGAAGCGCAGAATCTTGATGCCTGCGATATTACGCCGCCGTTTACGGCCGGCGCGCTGCGTGGCGGCTCTCACGTTCACGTTTTCAGCCCAGATGGCTCGCGCCTTAGCTTTACCTATAACGACCATGTGATGCATGAATGGGATACGCGCCAGGATCTGCGCAATGTCGGCATTGCTGTGCCATTGCATGCGGTCACGCCACCTAAACATCATCCACGTGAATATGATGGCAGCCATTTCTGTGTATTGGTGAGCGCCACCACGGCGCAGCCCAAACCGGGCAGCGATGACATTAATCGTGCCTACGAAGAGTGCTGGATTGGCAATCAAGGCTATATAAAGCCGGATGGCCGCCAACAACGGTGGGCGATCGCCTTTATTGGCGACACGCTCTCGCCGCAAGGGGATAAACAGCCGGACATTTTTGTGGTTGATCTACCCGATGCGCTTGAGGATTACGCCCGCGCTGGCGATACACCGCTGGAAGGCCGCAATGATTGTTTGCCTGCACCGCCCGCTGGCGTCACGCAGCGCCGCGTCACCTTTAGCGGTTTGGCGCAGCAGCCACGCCATTGGTTGCGTGCATCATCCGATGGCAGCGCCATCGCGTTTTTAAAGGCAGATCGACAAGGCGTAATCCAGTTATGGAGCGTTTCGCCTAACGGTGGCGAGCCACGGCAGATCACCCAATTGGCGAGCAGCATTCAGTCAGCGTTCAGCTGGCATCCCGAGGGCAAGGCGATTGCATTTGTGTGTGATAACAGTGTGATGCGCTGCGACGTGTCGAGCGGTGATTGCCAGCGGTTAACCGTTCAAAGCGATGAAGCGCCGTCCGGCGACGCCGTTGTGTGGTCACCTGACGGAAAACAGATCGCTTATATGCGTGAAGTGAATGGTTGGCGTCAGCTGTTTAAGGTTGCGGCTGAATAGTTGGCATCGGCTGTGCCTGAGCCAGATTCTCTTGCGTATGTGCCAGCTTTTCGCTCCGCAAAACGCGAGCACGTGGGGAGTCGAGGGATTGATCGTGGTCGCTGCGATAATAATCCCATGGCAGCAGTAGCGTATCCATCACTGCTGAGAACGGCAGGTCAACCAATGCCAGCGGCTTCAAAGCCCAGCTGGTGTTGTCATCCACTAACATATCAGCGCTGGCGCGCGTGCCGGGATAATAACCCTGGCTTGCGCCAGTGTGTGACATCACGCTGGAACAGCCTGTTGTCGCCATAGCGCAGCAGACAATGCCTGCCAGCGGTAAGGTTTTCATTATTTTCATTTCCATCATCCCTTCAGTCGTGATATTCGCCTGACTGAGTTGGCTCGCCTGACTACGTCATCACTCTACGGTGAAGTCCGCCTTGGTCAGACAAAGGTATTCCTGAGTGTATGTCATTTCACCAGATTGGCGAAAAAATTGCTTTTGGGGCCTTGAAAGTCGCTGGCTGGCACCCATTTTTATATCACGGTCATGCAGGGTGTCGCCGAAAGGGACGCCGAAGACCGAACAACCTGTCCAATAGTGGAAGGTTGCCAAAACTTGCTGAATTTCAGGAGTCTTATTATGCGGAATTTTGATCTCTCTCCACTTTATCGCACCTCTATCGGTTTTGATCGCCTGTTTAACTTGCTCGAATCAAACCAAAACCAGAGCAACGGCGGTTATCCTCCGTACAACGTTGAACTGGTGGATGAAAATCACTATCGCATCACTATTGCGGTCGCGGGCTTTGCACAAAGCGAACTGGATATTACTTCACAAGACAATATGCTGATTGTGCGCGGTGCGCATCCTGAAGAGCAGGTCGAGCGTAAATATCTCTACCAAGGCATCGCCGAGCGTAATTTTGAACGTAAATTTCAACTGGCTGACCACATCGTCGTGCGCGATGCACGGCTTGAAAATGGTCTGTTAAGCATTGATTTGGAGCGCATCGTTCCAGAAGAGGCGAAACCACGCCGCATTGAAATTCTGAAATAATAATCCCTGCCGCACGTTTACGCGACGTTACGCAGGTACAGAAAGTCGATGAGATAAACGCCGCAGCGATGCGGCGTTTTTTTATTGCTTAAGGCTGTGTACGCATCAGAAATCGTTGCGTCACCATACCGCCAAACACATTTACCAGCAGCCCAACGATGATCACCGAAGCGCCCAGCATTTGCTGTGCAGAGAGGGTTTCATTGAGAAACAGCGCCGCGCTCAATATACCCACCACCGGCACCAACAGCGAAAGGGGTGCGACACGCCAGGTTTCATAACGGCTGAGCAAATTGCCCCAAATCGCATAACCGACAATGGTGGCGACGAAAGCCAGATAAATCAGCGCCAGCACAGTTTGCAAGGTGATATGCAGCAGACTGAAAACAATTGCCTCTTTGCCTTCAAACAGAAACGCGCAGACAAAAAACGGTCCGATCGGCACCAGCGCGCTCCAGATCACCAGTGACATGATCGGCACCTTGCGGTTACGCATAATGATTTTGTTGGTAATGTTCCCCAAACCCCACGACAGCGCGGCGGCCAGCGTCAGCATCATGGTGGTTAACGTAATGCCTGCGGTGGCTTGCCCCTTCATACCTGCAGTCGCCAACATAAACATGCCCAGCGTGGCGATGATAATCCCGGCGATGTGATTCCAGCGCAGTTTCTCGGCTAACAGCAATGCGCCGAGCAGAATGGTGAAGAAGGCTTGCGCCTGCAAGACCAGCGACGCCAGGCCAGCCGGCATGCCCAACTTGATCGCCAAAAACAAAAACGCAAATTGACCAAAACTGATGGTGATGCCATACACCACCAGCCAGCGCAGCGGGATCGCCGGACGACGCACAAAGAAAATCGCTGGAAATGCGACCAAGGCAAAACGTAACCCTGCCAGTAAGAAAGGCGGCATTCCCTGCAGCCCCAGTTTAATCACCACAAAGTTCACGCCCCACGCCACCACCACGCAAAGTGCTAACAGCATATCTTTTACGGACATCACGTCCTCCTTCTGCTGCCGTCAGGCGGTGATCGCCATCGGCGTGGCAATCTCTGCACAGCAGTCACCCACAATATGAAAATAGTCTGCTACCGCCAACGCGATCGATTTTTCCAGTGCACCGGCGTTAAACCACAACGTGCCCACCTCCTGTAGCCGCGCGTCCACGCGCAGCGCCAATCGGTCATCAAAACTAAACGGCGGCACCGCCCCCATTACGCACTGGGTCAGCGCCTGCGCCATCTCTGGCGTAGCGAAGCTCGACTTCTTGCCGCCAATCGCCCGCGCCGCGCTTTTAAAGTTGATCTTGCAGTCGCCCGGCACAATCGCTAACAGGTAGCGCGAATCCGCGCCTTCCGGCATGGTGACTTCCAATACCATCGCTTTTGCTGCCTGGTTCAACGCGTTACCACGAATCTCGCTGATGACATCGGTCTGACCGATCGCGTCATGCTCTACCACACGGTAATCCGCCTGATGCTCATCCAGTAATGCTGTGATTTTTTCAAATACTGTCATTCCGTTTTCCTCATTGACGAGCCCCTGAATTAACTCCAGGCAATGGCATGCTTCATTTTTTTGTCAGTCAGACCAAAGAAGAAACCCATGGTGATGCGGGTATCGCCTTCGACGCGATCGATTTCATGGTAAAACGCCGGATTAAACAGGTAGATATCTCCACTGCGCGGCGAAAATTCACAGGTTTCGCTGCTGTCCGTCACGCCACTTTGATAGCCCAGCTCTCCAGCGGTTTTGAAACGCTCATCTTCCGGTGACCACTTCTTGTTGTAGATACGCAGCGTCCCGCCGGCATTCGATTCCTGAAGGCACACCACACAACTCAGCTGATGCAGAATCTGAGTCACCACCAGATCAGTCTCTGCGGCATCGCGTACGATGTTGTCGTTATGCAGCGGATTCGCGACACCATTGGCATGAAAGCGCACGATGGAACCCGCGTAATCACCCTTTCCTGGTTCATGCGCAATCTGCAAACTGTCGAGCTTGAGCGTATGTTGCACCCAGTTGTAAATCTGCGCGCGCAAGCAACTCAGTGACGGCGGCAGCGACGGCTGAATATCGCGCAGCTCGGTAAAGTAGTTATCCGGCGCAGCAGTATGTTTTGCCAGATACGGTCCCAGCGTCGTGAGTGCCCCGTTGGGGTAGTGGGAGACGCGGATCTTTTCGCGACACGATTGCAAATCATCGACCACCGCTTCGCGCACTTCTGGCGTGATGAAATTACGCAGCACCAGCAAAGGCACACGCGCAGTAACGATGTCATCCAGCCAGGTCGTTTCAACGAACATGTTGGGATTGATGACGCGGATCTGATTAAAAATGGCCATGTTGTTTACTCCCACAAAGGAATCTCATGAAGTTCATGATTGCTCATGCGCCGCCAGGTGTCGGCACTGCCCAGTGTTGAAACAGGTTCTGAAGAGATAAATGTGCAGCCGTCCTGTTGACGGTAATGCATCGTAAAATAGTCAGGATAGGGTGTGTCTTCTGGATACCATTGCCACGCCCAGGCTTTTTCCCGGGTGACGACAAAGGCATTGCCTGCGCTGCCGCCCGGCGCGACTTGTGCCATTTTGCTGCGCAGGTAATCGCGGTTGAAATCGGCTGGTGTGACCTTATCAACCAAATATTGCAAATATTCTGCCGAGTCAAAACGCGACTCCGTTAAGCCAAGATGGCGGTAAACCGTGGGCAAAAACCCGTTGTGCATCATGTACCAATGGTTGCCAGCACTGTTGCGCCACAGCGGATGTGAAAATTCCAGTCCGTGATTTTTGGTCAACGTTGCATGCCGTACATGTACCGCTAAAAAACGCCCGCGTAGTCGATCAATATCAATACCCGGCAGCGCTTCGGCAAAGGTATCGGTGCCGTGCAAAGTACGAATCTGCCCCTCTTCCAGCCACAAACAGCCCCACCCGTTGGGATGTGCTTTTATCGGCCCGTCGTGTTCGGCGCTTTCGCCACAACTCATAGCACGCGCAGCTTCCAGTACAGTCGCGGGGTCAAACTGGCCGTGCGCCAGAATCATCCTGCACATAATAAATTTCTCCCTATGCTGGCTGTTTGCGAAGTAATGATCTGATTAAATATCGCCAAAATGTCGTCACGCCCGCCGGTTGTCAGGCGGAAGGTGGCGAGAATACCGGCGTGTCGGGTTAAATCGGCATACAGCGACGATCGCTGCGAGACCTGCAACGCGGGCAGATTAAGTGGCGGCATCAATACGCCCTGTTGATGCTGCGCGATCCAGGTTTCTGCTGTCTGCAGCTGTTTACTTTGCCGCAAGCGCAGCTGCCCTACGGCATGAGGTGGTGCAAATTCCAGCGCAGGCATCGGTTTACCGGCTTCAATTTGAAAAGCGATCTCGGCCCAGTTAATGCCTGTGACTTCCTGCACCAAATTCACCACACCCATGCCGGAA
This window harbors:
- a CDS encoding class II glutamine amidotransferase; translated protein: MCRMILAHGQFDPATVLEAARAMSCGESAEHDGPIKAHPNGWGCLWLEEGQIRTLHGTDTFAEALPGIDIDRLRGRFLAVHVRHATLTKNHGLEFSHPLWRNSAGNHWYMMHNGFLPTVYRHLGLTESRFDSAEYLQYLVDKVTPADFNRDYLRSKMAQVAPGGSAGNAFVVTREKAWAWQWYPEDTPYPDYFTMHYRQQDGCTFISSEPVSTLGSADTWRRMSNHELHEIPLWE